One genomic segment of Garra rufa chromosome 13, GarRuf1.0, whole genome shotgun sequence includes these proteins:
- the katnbl1 gene encoding KATNB1-like protein 1 isoform X1, which translates to MATGSHAGSNAEVHRLKQAQPHDLLKRMVCSGGEKNMKEVDYSLKDETDQERFPVGRCVHKYSKAKRAVVSKKKTRHSGVGSKACRRSPTTSRTSDMANKENELTCADDVQAILYSDNCGFPVNSTDASKMAGAGSKYSDYFTELSKDHEAMTHVLFGRNLRLNVALTLWRKNASELVAYLNRIQDAGVLVDCLPVLTKSLQEEQPCISLGCCVDLLPQVKTILNTKYEEHLIVALHWVQSIIKKWWSELSTNNKSLHDGFSNDSRNVQAMKTMLLELWEGKRHLSSVPGTVGETAKVIESYVSQLR; encoded by the exons ATGGCCACTGGAAGTCATGCTGGAAGTAATGCAGAAGTCCACAGGCTCAAGCAGGCCCAGCCTCATGATCTTCTCAAACGTATGGTTTGTTCTGGAGGTGAGAAGAACATGAAGGAG GTGGATTATTCACTTAAGGACGAAACCGATCAAGAGAG ATTTCCAGTGGGCCGTTGTGTGCACAAATACAGCAAAGCGAAGCGAGCGGTGGTTAGCAAGAAGAAAACGCGTCACTCTGGGGTGGGATCAAAAGCATGTCGGAGATCGCCCACCACGAGCAGGACGTCTGACATGGCAAACAAAGAAAATGAACTGACCTGCGCTGATGACGTGCAGGCTATTCTTTACAGTGACAACTGTGGGTTCCCTGTGAACTCTACAGACGCCTCAAAAATGGCAGGAGCTGGCTCCAAATACAGTGATTATTTTACCGAG TTGTCAAAGGACCATGAAGCAATGACTCATGTGCTCTTTGGAAGAAACCTGAGACTAAATGTTGCTTTAACTCTTTGGCGGAAAAACGCAAGTGAATTAGTGGCATACTTGAACAG AATACAAGATGCAGGAGTGCTTGTTGACTGTTTACCTGTACTCACTAAAAG TCTTCAGGAAGAACAGCCGTGTATCTCATTAGGCTGTTGTGTTGACCTTTTACCACAAGTGAAAACAATTCTTAACACTAAATATGAAGA ACACCTCATCGTAGCTTTACACTGGGTTCAATCTATCATTAAAAAATGGTGGTCTGAGCTCTCCACAAACAACAAAAGCTTGCACGATGGCTTTTCAAATGACAG CAGGAATGTTCAGGCAATGAAGACGATGCTTCTTGAACTCTGGGAGGGGAAGAGACACTTGAGTTCAGTTCCAGGAACTGTAGGAGAAACGGCAAAG GTTATAGAATCATATGTGTCACAACTGCGCTGA
- the katnbl1 gene encoding KATNB1-like protein 1 isoform X2: protein MATGSHAGSNAEVHRLKQAQPHDLLKRMVCSGGEKNMKEVDYSLKDETDQERFPVGRCVHKYSKAKRAVVSKKKTRHSGVGSKACRRSPTTSRTSDMANKENELTCADDVQAILYSDNCGFPVNSTDASKMAGAGSKYSDYFTELSKDHEAMTHVLFGRNLRLNVALTLWRKNASELVAYLNRIQDAGVLVDCLPVLTKSLQEEQPCISLGCCVDLLPQVKTILNTKYEEHLIVALHWVQSIIKKWWSELSTNNKSLHDGFSNDRNVQAMKTMLLELWEGKRHLSSVPGTVGETAKVIESYVSQLR, encoded by the exons ATGGCCACTGGAAGTCATGCTGGAAGTAATGCAGAAGTCCACAGGCTCAAGCAGGCCCAGCCTCATGATCTTCTCAAACGTATGGTTTGTTCTGGAGGTGAGAAGAACATGAAGGAG GTGGATTATTCACTTAAGGACGAAACCGATCAAGAGAG ATTTCCAGTGGGCCGTTGTGTGCACAAATACAGCAAAGCGAAGCGAGCGGTGGTTAGCAAGAAGAAAACGCGTCACTCTGGGGTGGGATCAAAAGCATGTCGGAGATCGCCCACCACGAGCAGGACGTCTGACATGGCAAACAAAGAAAATGAACTGACCTGCGCTGATGACGTGCAGGCTATTCTTTACAGTGACAACTGTGGGTTCCCTGTGAACTCTACAGACGCCTCAAAAATGGCAGGAGCTGGCTCCAAATACAGTGATTATTTTACCGAG TTGTCAAAGGACCATGAAGCAATGACTCATGTGCTCTTTGGAAGAAACCTGAGACTAAATGTTGCTTTAACTCTTTGGCGGAAAAACGCAAGTGAATTAGTGGCATACTTGAACAG AATACAAGATGCAGGAGTGCTTGTTGACTGTTTACCTGTACTCACTAAAAG TCTTCAGGAAGAACAGCCGTGTATCTCATTAGGCTGTTGTGTTGACCTTTTACCACAAGTGAAAACAATTCTTAACACTAAATATGAAGA ACACCTCATCGTAGCTTTACACTGGGTTCAATCTATCATTAAAAAATGGTGGTCTGAGCTCTCCACAAACAACAAAAGCTTGCACGATGGCTTTTCAAATGACAG GAATGTTCAGGCAATGAAGACGATGCTTCTTGAACTCTGGGAGGGGAAGAGACACTTGAGTTCAGTTCCAGGAACTGTAGGAGAAACGGCAAAG GTTATAGAATCATATGTGTCACAACTGCGCTGA
- the emc7b gene encoding endoplasmic reticulum membrane protein complex subunit 7, whose product MQQMRRLLDVYVALQALFALSWCFSDAEPGPVAGSLSNGDRFKIEGRAVVPGLKTQDWISTARILVEGEEYVGFLKTDGSFAVNDVPSGSYVVEIVSPSFRFDPVRVDITSKGKMRARMVNYIKTSEVLRQPYPLQIRSSGPHTYFMKRETWGWTDFLMNPMVMMMVLPLLIIVLLPKVVNTNDPEMRKEMEQSMNMLNPNPELPDVSEFMTKLFSKGSSKSSGGNKGSRSVAPKRR is encoded by the exons ATGCAACAAATGAGGCGTCTATTAGATGTATATGTGGCGTTGCAGGCTCTGTTTGCGTTGTCATGGTGTTTTTCCGACGCAGAGCCGGGGCCTGTAGCAGGTTCTCTGTCGAATGGAGACCGCTTCAAAATTGAAGGACGAGCGGTCGTTCCCGGACTGAAAACACAAGACTGGATCTCCACAGCCCGAATCCTGGTGGAAGGAGAGGAATATGTTGGTTTTCTCAA GACTGATGGGAGCTTTGCTGTCAATGATGTTCCTTCAGGCTCATATGTGGTCGAAATCGTATCACCATCCTTCAGATTTGATCCTGTTCGGGTGGACATTACCTCCAAAGGGAAAATGAG GGCACGCATGGTGAATTACATCAAAACCTCAGAAGTTCTTCGACAGCCGTACCCTCTTCAGATCAGATCCAGTGGTCCACACACGTACTTCATGAAGCGGGAAACCTGGGGCTGGACTGATTTTCTGATGAACCCAATG GTCATGATGATGGTTCTTCCCTTATTAATCATCGTCCTGCTCCCAAAGGTGGTAAATACGAATGATCCTGAGATGAGAAAG GAAATGGAGCAATCGATGAATATGTTGAACCCTAACCCAGAATTGCCAGATGTTTCTGAATTCATGACTAAACTGTTCTCTAAGGGCTCCAGTAAGTCTAGCGGAGGCAACAAAGGCAGCAGAAGTGTTGCTCCGAAGAGGAGGTAG
- the chrm5b gene encoding muscarinic acetylcholine receptor M5b — MDIQNLTASGNISAILPAPYSLLEVITIATVSAVVSLITIVGNVLVMLSFKVNSQLKTVNNYYLLSLAFADLIIGVFSMNLYTSYILMGYWSLGNIACDLWLALDYVASNASVMNLLVISFDRYFSITRPLTYRAKRTPKRAGIMIGLAWLVSFILWAPPILCWQYFVGERTVPPDQCQIQFFSEPIITFGTAIAAFYVPVSIMTILYCKIYKETEKRTKNLAELQGYPSLDSQEDPKVRKPILRCFNFKNKRDVTQASWSSSNQSYVTRTTLQSEDLWTKSDQVTTLNSYTSSEDDERSVSESTPRESFKNQESTTNKNGQLVCYEDSKYLSDLAKSQTNNKKCMSYKFKPILSDITSLQGGTEPDRTNTDQCESSEPQAPSSTSSTTKPEDPNLKIQMTKRKRMVLIKEKKAAQTLSAILLAFLLTWTPYNIMVLISTFCSECIPVSLWHLGYWLCYVNSTINPMCYALCNKTFQKTFRMLVLCKWKKNRGEEKLYWCGQNH, encoded by the coding sequence ATGGATATTCAAAATTTAACCGCAAGTGGAAACATCTCTGCTATCCTGCCTGCCCCATACAGTCTGTTGGAAGTCATAACCATTGCAACAGTATCAGCTGTTGTGAGTCTCATCACAATAGTGGGGAATGTGCTGGTGATGCTCTCTTTTAAGGTCAACAGCCAACTCAAGACTGTTAACAACTACTACTTACTCAGTTTAGCTTTCGCAGACCTCATTATCGGCGTCTTCTCAATGAACCTGTACACTTCCTACATTCTCATGGGATACTGGTCTTTAGGAAACATAGCTTGTGATCTGTGGTTGGCACTTGACTATGTTGCAAGTAACGCATCAGTGATGAACTTGCTGGTCATCAGCTTCGACAGATATTTTTCTATTACAAGACCACTTACCTATAGGGCTAAACGGACCCCGAAACGTGCAGGCATCATGATTGGCTTGGCATGGTTGGTATCGTTTATATTGTGGGCTCCACCTATTCTGTGCTGGCAGTACTTTGTTGGAGAGAGGACAGTTCCTCCTGACCAATGCCAGATCCAGTTTTTCTCAGAACCCATAATTACATTTGGGACAGCCATAGCTGCCTTTTACGTCCCGGTATCTATCATGACAATCTTATATTGCAAAATCTACAAAGAAACAGAAAAACGCACAAAGAACCTAGCAGAACTCCAAGGATATCCATCACTGGACAGCCAAGAAGACCCTAAAGTGCGAAAGCCAATACTACGATGCTTTAACTTTAAAAACAAGAGGGACGTGACTCAAGCATCATGGTCTTCATCCAACCAGAGTTACGTAACAAGGACGACATTGCAGTCTGAAGACTTGTGGACAAAATCAGACCAGGTCACCACTCTGAACAGTTACACATCATCAGAGGATGACGAGCGGTCCGTCTCTGAATCGACCCCACGAGAATCATTCAAGAACCAAGAATCGACAACCAATAAAAATGGACAGCTGGTCTGTTATGAAGACAGTAAATATCTAAGTGATCTTGCAAAATCCcagacaaacaataaaaaatgcatgtCATACAAGTTCAAGCCAATCCTTAGCGACATCACTTCTTTGCAAGGTGGTACCGAACCTGATAGAACAAACACAGATCAGTGTGAGTCTTCAGAACCACAGGCTCCTTCATCCACATCCTCTACTACCAAACCAGAAGATCCGAACTTGAAGATCCAGATGACCAAACGCAAACGAATGGTCCTCATCAAGGAGAAAAAGGCTGCTCAGACTCTCAGTGCCATTCTTCTGGCGTTCCTCCTCACCTGGACCCCGTACAACATCATGGTGCTCATCTCCACCTTCTGCTCTGAATGCATCCCAGTGTCCCTCTGGCATCTGGGCTACTGGCTCTGCTACGTCAACAGCACCATCAACCCCATGTGTTATGCCCTATGCAACAAGACCTTCCAGAAGACCTTTCGGATGTTAGTCCTCTGCAAGTGGAAGAAGAATAGAGGAGAGGAAAAACTGTACTGGTGTGGTCAAAACCACTGA